DNA sequence from the Salvelinus sp. IW2-2015 linkage group LG37, ASM291031v2, whole genome shotgun sequence genome:
TTGAGGTATGTAACAGCTAACATATTTTCTTGTTCTCTAGTTCATGGGGTAGCTGGGACTGAGTCCTCATCCATCAGTCAGGAGAATGGTCTCATGTCAGCCAACGTTGGAGACACAGTGGTTTTGCTCTGCTTCAACAAAGGCGACATGGGAATAATGTTCTCCTGGTACAAGCAAACTTTTGGAAATATTCCTCAGCTCATCTCGACCATCTATAAATATGGCAGGAATGCAACATTTTACCAGGAGTTTAAGGATAATCCTCGCTTCTCAGTGGAAGGTGTCCAAGGAAAAAATCACCTAATGATAGCAGATGTGGAACTCTCTGATTCAGGCACATACTATTGTGGAAGTGCTTTTGGAAACAATGTGGAGTTTGGACAAGGAGTCATTCTCATCATAAAAGGTAAAgagaaagttattattattatgaattttATTGTAAATCTGAATTTACTGGTATACAGTGTAAATATGATGCATTCACTGAATAAGATGCGATCTTCATTGAATCAATTTTGATTTATAACACTTGCCATAGGGATACGCTAGCGAGATGAAATGTGTTTATTGGCCTTCTTGTCAGGTTCCGGGTCCAGAAATATGCCTGTTATACATCAGTCTGTGTCTGAGTCAGTCCAGCCAGGAGATTCTGTGACtctgaactgtacaatacacacGGAGACCTGTGCAGGAGGacacagtgtctattggttcagacatgtctcaggagaatcccatccaggaatcatttacacccatggagacagtagtgatcagtgtgagaagagccctgaggctgggtctcctacacagagctgtgtctacaacctccccaagaggaacctcagcctctctgatgctgggacttactactgtgctgtggcctcatGTGGGGAGATACTGTTTGGGAACGGGACCAAGCTGGATGTTGTCCGTAAGTGATACTTCTGATATGTTCTGATATTCTTTCATGGTGCTGTGAATAAACTCAATGCCTGGTGGAGCAAAATGTCCTGAATCTCCTCTATCACTGTCTGTATTTCCACAGATGGTTGTAAGGAGGACCAGGTTCTCTTGGTGTACTGCCTGGGTGTAGCGATGGGTCTGTGTGTCATCCTCGTCATTGTCCTTGGTTGCGTTATGTATAAGATCAGCAGGGGAGAATGTGAACAGTGCAGAGGTAAGTCTTATCAAAGTGCACAATATGCTGACACTTTTTGATCATAAAACTTGACAAATAAATTGTTTGATTATAATTATGatgttaatgatgatgatgttgatgataatGTTATTGATGATAATGTTAATGATgataattgttgttgttgttgttgttgatgatgatgttatagttattgttgttgttgatgatgatgatgatgatgatgataatgtttGATTAAAAGGAACGCCCCCTCAGCCAAGTACTCCGGAGGTCCACAGTCATAACCAGGTACGCAGACATGGCATTTGTTGAGCTGTTGCTGAatcaatgatttttttttacttaatcaaaatatgaaaatgtacacTTTAGTTTTTTGCTACGCCATTAATGTTTTAGTCTAATACcaaatattttgattttatttttgttattcctcTCAGGATCAAGATGTTGACACACTCCATTACGCCGCTCTGAACGTCGTCCACAAGAAAGTGAAGACCGGGAGACAGAGAAGCGCCATGGAGAGAGACACTGTTTACTCTGGGGTGAGACRCCAAAACATGGACTGACTTTTGCTTTTAAATAACTTGCATTGATGTTATGTGTTTCCCACTTCATAAAGATTAATATATCAGTGAAGTTTCCATTGTAAGTGTCTTACAAGAAAACATGGACTGAAACGTCAGCTTTGCCTCTTTATTAACTTGAATTGCTTGTATGTGTTTCTCACTGTATACAGCTTTATATATCAGTGAAGTGTGTTACAATGCCTTGTATTCTGTCAAATTCCTTTTTACATTGGTAATGTTGTGCATATTAAATAAAGTAATAAACTGCTGTCATACAGAGGTATTGTGTGATTTTCTCTCAGATTTTTCCCTTGCTCTTAAATTTCTACAGCAGTTTCACAGGTAGGTTTGCAGGGAAGAACAATAACCCCACAACTGATTTTGGGCAACAACATCAGAGTAGATTGAGGTTTATGCTCTATGTAACATTAGCTCATCCTGATGACAATATGTGCATATATGCATGCATGGAGTCCATTCTATTGACTAACACTTTCAGTCATCTCTCCTTTTTAGCTGTATCCTGTATCACATCTCTCTGTGGTGTTCTGAATACACTAAATAGATTTTCCACTCATGTAAACTCATCTCTAACCCCAAGCAATGACCGTCAGTCCTCATCACGCGCTCTCTACACACACCTCAGTGCATTGTAACCACAACACACCCGTGTCACTGAGGGCCTATTTCAGACTTAGGCAATACAAGCCTTTCCTACGCActcctttcctacgcacttctcagtagttgctATTCAGACTTACCTCATGCAGGTGTGTAACGGGCTTggcaggcgtggttcccttgcgTTTGTTGAATAAATTCaattcaaccgctgaaaaccctcccacttacTGGCCAGCTGAATTTCttatggagttttcattcaatcaGGTATTACATACATTTGTTTACAGCTATCCCTAAATTAGGTGTACCTTTATTTGAATNNNNNNNNNNNNNNNNNNNNNNNNNNNNNNNNNNNNNNNNNNNNNNNNNNNNNNNNNNNNNNNNNNNNNNNNNNNNNNNNNNNNNNNNNNNNNNNNNNNNNNNNNNNNNNNNNNNNNNNNNNNNNNNNNNNNNNNNNNNNNNNNNNNNNNNNNNNNNNNNNNNNNNNNNNNNNNNNNNNNNNNNNNNNNNNNNNNNNNNNNNNNNNNNNNNNNNNNNNNNNNNNNNNNNNNNNNNNNNNNNNNNNNNNNNNNNNNNNNNNNNNNNNNNNNNNNNNNNNNNNNNNNNNNNNNNNNNNNNNNNNNNNNNNNNNNNNNNNNNNNNNNNNNNNNNNNNNNNNNNNNNNNNNNNNNNNNNNNNNNNNNNNNNNNNNNNNNNNNNNNNNNNNNNNNNNNNNNNNNNNNNNNNNNNNNNNNNNNNNNNNNNNNNNNNNNNNNNNNNNNNNNNNNNNNNNNNNNNNNNNNNNNNNNNNNNNNNNNNNNNNNNNNNNNNNNNNNNNNNNNNNNNNNNNNNNNNNNNNNNNNNNNNNNNNNNNNNNNNNNNNNNNNNNNNNNNNNNNNNNNNNNNNNNNNNNNNNNNNNNNNNNNNNNNNNNNNNNNNNNNNNNNNNNNNNNNNNNNNNNNNNNNNNNNNNNNNNNNNNNNNNNNNNNNNNNNNNNNNNNNNNNNNNNNNNNNNNNNNNNNNNNNNNNNNNNNNNNNNNNNNNNNNNNNNNNNNNNNNNNNNNNNNNNNNNNNNNNNNNNNNNNNNNNNNNNNNNNNNNNNNNNNNNNNNNNNNNNNNNNNNNNNNNNNNNNNNNNNNNNNNNNNNNNNNNNNNNNNNNNNNNNNNNNNNNNNNNNNNNNNNNNNNNNNNNNNNNNNNNNNNNNNNNNNNNNNNNNNNNNNNNNNNNNNNNNNNNNNNNNNNNNNNNNNNNNNNNNNNNNNNNNNNNNNNNNNNNNNNNNNNNNNNNNNNNNNNNNNNNNNNNNNNNNNNNNNNNNNNNNNNNNNNNNNNNNNNNNNNNNNNNNNNNNNNNNNNNNNNNNNNNNNNNNNNNNNNNNNNNNNNNNNNNNNNNNNNNNNNNNNNNNNNNNNNNNNNNNNNNNNNNNNNNNNNNNNNNNNNNNNNNNNNNNNNNNNNNNNNNNNNNNNNNNNNNNNNNNNNNNNNNNNNNNNNNNNNNNNNNNNNNNNNNNNNNNNNNNNNNNNNNNNNNNNNNNNNNNNNNNNNNNNNNNNNNNNNNNNNNNNNNNNNNNNNNNNNNNNNNNNNNNNNNNNNNNNNNNNNNNNNNNNNNNNNNNNNNNNNNNNNNNNNNNNNNNNNNNNNNNNNNNNNNNNNNNNNNNNNNNNNNNNNNNNNNNNNNNNNNNNNNNNNNNNNNNNNNNNNNNNNNNNNNNNNNNNNNNNNNNNNNNNNNNNNNNNNNNNNNNNNNNNNNNNNNNNNNNNNNNNNNNNNNNNNNNNNNNNNNNNNNNNNNNNNNNNNNNNNNNNNNNNNNNNNNNNNNNNNNNNNNNNNNNNNNNNNNNNNNNNNNNNNNNNNNNNNNNNNNNNNNNNNNNNNNNNNNNNNNNNNNNNNNNNNNNNNNNNNNNNNNNNNNNNNNNNNNNNNNNNNNNNNNNNNNNNNNNNNNNNNNNNNNNNNNNNNNNNNNNNNNNNNNNNNNNNNNNNNNNNNNNNNNNNNNNNNNNNNNNNNNNNNNNNNNNNNNNNNNNNNNNNNNNNNNNNNNNNNNNNNNNNNNNNNNNNNNNNNNNNNNNNNNNNNNNNNNNNNNNNNNNNNNNNNNNNNNNNNNNNNNNNNNNNNNNNNNNNNNNNNNNNNNNNNNNNNNNNNNNNNNNNNNNNNNNNNNNNNNNNNNNNNNNNNNNNNNNNNNNNNNNNNNNNNNNNNNNNNNNNNNNNNNNNNNNNNNNNNNNNNNNNNNNNNNNNNNNNNNNNNNNNNNNNNNNNNNNNNNNNNNNNNNNNNNNNNNNNNNNNNNNNNNNNNNNNNNNNNNNNNNNNNNNNNNNNNNNNNNNNNNNNNNNNNNNNNNNNNNNNNNNNNNNNNNNNNNNNNNNNNNNNNNNNNNNNNNNNNNNNNNNNNNNNNNNNNNNNNNNNNNNNNNNNNNNNNNNNNNNNNNNNNNNNNNNNNNNNNNNNNNNNNNNNNNNNNNNNNNNNNNNNNNNNNNNNNNNNNNNNNNNNNNNNNNNNNNNNNNNNNNNNNNNNNNNNNNNNNNNNNNNNNNNNNNNNNNNNNNNNNNNNNNNNNNNNNNNNNNNNNNNNNNNNNNNNNNNNNNNNNNNNNNNNNNNNNNNNNNNNNNNNNNNNNNNNNNNNNNNNNNNNNNNNNNNNNNNNNNNNNNNNNNNNNNNNNNNNNNNNNNNNNNNNNNNNNNNNNNNNNNNNNNNNNNNNNNNNNNNNNNNNNNNNNNNNNNNNNNNNNNNNNNNNNNNNNNNNNNNNNNNNNNNNNNNNNNNNNNNNNNNNNNNNNNNNNNNNNNNNNNNNNNNNNNNNNNNNNNNNNNNNNNNNNNNNNNNNNNNNNNNNNNNNNNNNNNNNNNNNNNNNNNNNNNNNNNNNNNNNNNNNNNNNNNNNNNNNNNNNNNNNNNNNNNNNNNNNNNNNNNNNNNNNNNNNNNNNNNNNNNNNNNNNNNNNNNNNNNNNNNNNNNNNNNNNNNNNNNNNNNNNNNNNNNNNNNNNNNNNNNNNNNNNNNNNNNNNNNNNNNNNNNNNNNNNNNNNNNNNNNNNNNNNNNNNNNNNNNNNNNNNNNNNNNNNNNNNNNNNNNNNNNNNNNNNNNNNNNNNNNNNNNNNNNNNNNNNNNNNNNNNNNNNNNNNNNNNNNNNNNNNNNNNNNNNNNNNNNNNNNNNNNNNNNNNNNNNNNNNNNNNNNNNNNNNNNNNNNNNNNNNNNNNNNNNNNNNNNNNNNNNNNNNNNNNNNNNNNNNNNNNNNNNNNNNNNNNNNNNNNNNNNNNNNNNNNNNNNNNNNNNNNNNNNNNNNNNNNNNNNNNNNNNNNNNNNNNNNNNNNNNNNNNNNNNNNNNNNNNNNNNNNNNNNNNNNNNNNNNNNNNNNNNNNNNNNNNNNNNNNNNNNNNNTTTAGTAACAAGGAGTCACAAATACTCAAAAACAATTTGGTAGCATCTGATCTGTATATGACAAAGATAATGACTTGTGTTGACGTGTAGTTTTGTATTGAGTTCCAGGGAGTAGTTGAATAAGTATGGGAGACAACCTATTTATTMAAGTCATCTCTCCTCTGTAATGTGTTGTCCTCTTTTAGTTGTGTTGATAGCGTGTCACTTACAAACACCCCCACACAGTGAACAAGTTCACAAGCACTCTGCGGTCTTCTGTTAGCAAAAAACGAGGTCGTATCTACGCTTTGGTCAGGTGGGCCTGCTGGCTTTGTGCACACAGGACCCTCCTacctgctctctgtgtctctgtgtctttatGTGGTTTTAAGCAGGATGTCTATGTGGTGTCACTTTTGTTCTCATAATCTCACAAGCTTTACATCTCACAATTTTTACACAATCTTTGCCAAAGACTGCTTGTAGCCATAGCAAATTTGTTCTTTATGAAGTTAGActgatgtatatatacagtattagttATCTTATATCAGTTACAAACAACAAAGAATTGCTGATTAACCCTATTTGAACTCTCTGAGTTAACWGTCTCATGTGTGACACCATCTATTCTAGATCTATGGACAAGGGGGAGGGGCCAGTTTATGATGATGTCGTCTGAGAACTTTCASTATATTCACAATCAGACAATCCTTATAAGACTACTGCAGGATGTTCTGTCAGAAGGAGACCAATAGAGGAGGATCCTCATTCTGATAGATTGCTATCTatgagaatcaaatcaaattttaaaacACTAAACAGAGAGTGAAACAGACTAGATGAAGTGTGTCATGTATTGGTTGGCTGGTTGACTGGTGTCCAATCAGACATGCACTCTCGGGTGTTACACATCAGTCAGTGCATGTTTCTGTGAAGGATATAGAGGGAATGAGACTGACATACAATAKACTTGTTTCATTCTGTTGGTGTTTTCCMAWAYGCACTCTGCT
Encoded proteins:
- the LOC111960257 gene encoding CD276 antigen homolog: MIALCLIFPLLIEMVHGVAGTESSSISQENGLMSANVGDTVVLLCFNKGDMGIMFSWYKQTFGNIPQLISTIYKYGRNATFYQEFKDNPRFSVEGVQGKNHLMIADVELSDSGTYYCGSAFGNNVEFGQGVILIIKGSGSRNMPVIHQSVSESVQPGDSVTLNCTIHTETCAGGHSVYWFRHVSGESHPGIIYTHGDSSDQCEKSPEAGSPTQSCVYNLPKRNLSLSDAGTYYCAVASCGEILFGNGTKLDVVHGCKEDQVLLVYCLGVAMGLCVILVIVLGCVMYKISRGECEQCRGTPPQPSTPEVHSHNQDQDVDTLHYAALNVVHKKVKTGRQRSAMERDTVYSGVRXQNMD